A window of Ranitomeya variabilis isolate aRanVar5 chromosome 2, aRanVar5.hap1, whole genome shotgun sequence contains these coding sequences:
- the LOC143810246 gene encoding chromobox protein homolog 5-like, whose protein sequence is MRQDLEVLKESLTTAQERYKRSADRFRKPAPMFKGRVVPPPQPVVIDGQEQFMVEEIIDSRIRRNRLQYLIRWQGYPPEEDSWEPVENINAQQKISRFHQRFPEKPGPGSS, encoded by the exons atgagacaagatctggaggttctgaaggaatccctgaccacggctcaagaacgttataagagatcggctgatagattccgtaaacctgcacccatgttcaag ggacgtgttgtgccacctccgcagcctgtggtgattgatgggcaagaacaattcatggtggaggaaattattgattccaggattcgcaggaatcggctccaatatctgataagatggcagggatatccccctgaggaagactcttgggaacctgtggaaaacatcaatgcccaacagaagatttctcgttttcatcagagattccctgagaaaccaggtccaggatcgtcctga